One genomic window of uncultured Erythrobacter sp. includes the following:
- the rpsC gene encoding 30S ribosomal protein S3, with protein sequence MGQKSNPIGLRLQINRTWDSRWYAEGRDYAQLLKEDVAIRKYIMKNLPQAAVSKVVIERPAKLCRVSIYAARPGVIIGKKGADIEKLRSKLATMTPSDVKLNIVEIRKPEIDSKLVAQGIADQLVRRVAFRRAMKRAMQSAIRLGAEGIKITCGGRLGGAEIARVESYREGRVPAHTLRANIDYAECEALTAYGIIGIKVWIFKGEILAHDPTAQDRLMMEAQTSGVRPAR encoded by the coding sequence ATGGGCCAGAAGAGCAATCCGATCGGTCTGCGCCTGCAGATCAACCGCACCTGGGACAGCCGCTGGTACGCCGAAGGGCGTGACTATGCGCAGCTGCTCAAGGAAGATGTCGCGATCCGCAAGTACATCATGAAGAACCTGCCGCAGGCGGCAGTTTCCAAGGTGGTGATCGAGCGTCCGGCCAAGCTGTGCCGCGTGTCGATCTATGCGGCACGTCCCGGCGTGATCATCGGCAAGAAGGGTGCAGACATCGAAAAGCTGCGCTCGAAGCTGGCGACCATGACGCCGAGCGACGTGAAGCTGAACATCGTTGAAATCCGCAAGCCGGAAATCGACTCAAAGCTCGTTGCGCAGGGCATCGCTGATCAGCTGGTTCGCCGCGTGGCGTTCCGCCGGGCGATGAAGCGCGCGATGCAGTCGGCCATCCGGCTCGGTGCCGAGGGGATCAAGATCACCTGCGGTGGCCGTCTTGGCGGCGCGGAAATCGCCCGGGTTGAATCGTATCGTGAAGGCCGCGTTCCGGCGCACACGCTGCGTGCCAACATCGATTATGCCGAGTGTGAAGCGCTCACCGCCTACGGGATCATCGGTATCAAGGTGTGGATCTTCAAGGGCGAGATTCTCGCTCATGATCCGACCGCCCAGGACCGCCTGATGATGGAAGCGCAGACTTCCGGCGTCCGTCCGGCTCGTTGA
- a CDS encoding adenylate kinase gives MNIILLGPPGAGKGTQSAALVERHGMRQLSTGDMLRAAVKAGTPVGLRAKEVMERGELVSDEIVSDLIDAELAAMAPETGAIFDGYPRTAAQADALDAILARNGRLLDHVIELEVNEDALVERITGRFSCGNCGALYHDTANPPKTPGVCDTCGSTEFKRRPDDNEETVRTRMQEYRAKTAPILPGYEARGIVSRIDGMAAIDTVAGQIDAILDS, from the coding sequence GTGAACATCATTCTTCTTGGCCCTCCCGGCGCGGGTAAGGGAACACAAAGTGCAGCCTTGGTCGAGCGGCATGGCATGCGCCAGCTTTCGACCGGCGATATGCTGCGTGCCGCGGTGAAAGCCGGCACGCCGGTCGGGCTCCGCGCCAAGGAAGTGATGGAGCGCGGCGAGCTGGTCTCGGATGAAATCGTCTCCGACCTGATCGACGCTGAACTCGCCGCGATGGCGCCTGAAACGGGCGCGATCTTCGATGGCTATCCCCGCACGGCTGCCCAAGCTGACGCGCTTGACGCGATCCTGGCGCGCAATGGCCGACTGCTCGACCATGTGATTGAGCTCGAAGTGAACGAGGATGCGTTGGTAGAACGCATCACCGGCCGCTTCTCCTGCGGCAATTGCGGCGCGCTGTACCACGACACCGCCAATCCGCCCAAGACGCCGGGCGTGTGCGACACCTGCGGTAGCACCGAGTTCAAGCGTCGGCCCGACGATAACGAGGAAACCGTGCGCACGCGCATGCAGGAGTATCGGGCCAAGACCGCGCCGATCCTGCCGGGTTACGAAGCGCGCGGCATTGTCTCGCGCATCGATGGCATGGCTGCGATCGACACCGTCGCGGGTCAGATCGACGCAATCCTCGATAGCTGA
- the rpmD gene encoding 50S ribosomal protein L30 — MATIKIKQIGSPIRRPASQRQILIGLGLNKMHKIVERQDTAEVRGAIAKVPHLVQVID, encoded by the coding sequence ATGGCTACCATCAAGATCAAGCAGATCGGTTCGCCGATCCGTCGCCCCGCCAGTCAGCGCCAGATCCTTATCGGTCTGGGGCTGAACAAGATGCACAAGATCGTCGAGCGTCAGGACACCGCCGAGGTGCGCGGCGCAATCGCCAAGGTCCCGCATCTGGTACAGGTGATCGACTAA
- the rplO gene encoding 50S ribosomal protein L15: protein MKLNDIRDNAGARKGRMRVGRGIGSGKGKTSARGQKGQKARSGVAIKGFEGGQMPLHMRLPKRGFNNPFAKDYAEVNIGMIQKFIDAGKLDAKATITEDALRAVGLVRDGKDGVRLLGKGEITAKVTFAVTGATKGAIAAVEKAGGSVEVAAVPTPEHEKKLARRDANKAAATAARAK from the coding sequence ATGAAACTGAATGACATCCGCGACAATGCCGGTGCCCGTAAGGGCCGGATGCGTGTGGGCCGTGGTATCGGCTCGGGCAAGGGCAAGACCTCGGCGCGCGGTCAGAAGGGCCAGAAGGCTCGTTCCGGTGTGGCGATCAAGGGCTTTGAAGGCGGGCAGATGCCGCTTCACATGCGCCTGCCGAAGCGCGGCTTCAACAACCCCTTCGCCAAGGACTACGCCGAAGTGAACATCGGCATGATCCAGAAGTTCATCGACGCGGGCAAACTCGACGCCAAGGCCACCATCACCGAAGATGCATTGCGTGCTGTCGGTCTGGTGCGTGATGGCAAGGACGGCGTGCGTCTGCTGGGCAAGGGTGAGATCACCGCCAAGGTGACCTTCGCCGTAACTGGCGCGACCAAGGGCGCTATTGCTGCGGTCGAAAAGGCCGGTGGCAGCGTCGAAGTGGCGGCTGTACCGACGCCCGAGCATGAGAAGAAGCTTGCTCGCCGCGACGCCAACAAGGCTGCCGCTACGGCTGCACGCGCGAAGTAA
- the rplR gene encoding 50S ribosomal protein L18, translating to MAKLSLFERRRRRVRTALRARAGGKPRLSVHRTGRHIYAQIIDDAAGKTVAAASTLGAKASGANVDAAVEVGKAIAEAAKKAGVTTVVFDRGGFLFHGRVKALADAAREGGLEF from the coding sequence ATGGCAAAGCTTTCCCTTTTCGAACGGCGCCGTCGCCGCGTTCGCACCGCTCTGCGTGCTCGCGCCGGTGGCAAGCCCCGTCTGTCGGTGCACCGCACCGGCCGTCACATCTACGCCCAGATCATCGATGATGCAGCCGGCAAGACTGTCGCTGCCGCCTCGACGCTCGGTGCCAAGGCGAGCGGCGCGAATGTCGATGCCGCTGTCGAAGTCGGCAAGGCAATTGCCGAAGCTGCCAAGAAGGCGGGCGTGACCACTGTCGTGTTCGATCGCGGCGGGTTCCTGTTCCATGGTCGCGTCAAAGCGCTGGCCGATGCCGCCCGTGAAGGCGGGCTGGAGTTCTGA
- the rplN gene encoding 50S ribosomal protein L14 produces MIQMQSNLDVADNSGAKRVQCIKVLGGSKRRTAGVGDVIVVSIKEAQPRAKVKKGDVHRAVIVRTRKEVRRPDGTVIRFDSNAAVLVNKNEEPIGTRIFGPVVRELRSRGFMKIISLAPEVL; encoded by the coding sequence ATGATCCAGATGCAATCCAATCTCGACGTCGCGGACAACAGCGGCGCTAAGCGCGTCCAGTGCATCAAGGTGCTGGGCGGGTCGAAGCGTCGTACCGCGGGCGTCGGCGATGTGATCGTCGTCTCCATCAAGGAGGCGCAGCCGCGCGCGAAGGTCAAGAAGGGCGATGTCCATCGCGCCGTGATCGTCCGCACCCGCAAGGAAGTGCGTCGTCCCGACGGCACCGTGATCCGTTTCGACAGCAATGCTGCCGTGCTGGTCAACAAGAACGAGGAGCCGATTGGCACCCGTATCTTTGGCCCGGTGGTGCGTGAACTGCGTTCGCGCGGCTTCATGAAGATCATTTCGCTCGCTCCGGAGGTGCTGTGA
- the rpsN gene encoding 30S ribosomal protein S14, translating to MAKLSSINKNERRKKLVKQYAAKYEKLKAIANDESLEETERLVARLKMAELPRNANPTRVRNRCATTGRPRGYYRKFGINRIELRQLGNSGMIPGLTKSSW from the coding sequence ATGGCGAAACTGAGTTCCATCAACAAGAATGAGCGTCGCAAGAAGCTCGTCAAGCAGTACGCTGCGAAGTACGAGAAGCTGAAGGCGATCGCGAATGACGAGTCCCTCGAAGAGACTGAGCGCCTGGTTGCTCGGCTCAAGATGGCAGAGCTTCCGCGCAATGCGAACCCGACCCGGGTCCGCAACCGTTGCGCCACCACCGGCCGCCCGCGCGGCTATTACCGCAAGTTCGGCATCAACCGCATCGAACTGCGTCAACTCGGCAACAGCGGGATGATTCCCGGTCTGACCAAGTCGAGCTGGTGA
- the rplV gene encoding 50S ribosomal protein L22, whose translation MSKAKAPRRVGDNEALAVGTTIRGSAQKLNLVAALIRGKKAEEALNILAFSKRAMARDASKVLASAIANAENNHNLDVDALIVAEASVGKSVTMKRFHTRGRGKSTRILKPFSRLRIVVREAEEA comes from the coding sequence ATGAGCAAGGCAAAGGCACCCCGCCGCGTGGGCGATAACGAGGCGCTGGCCGTCGGCACCACGATCCGTGGTTCGGCGCAGAAGCTCAACCTCGTTGCTGCCCTGATCCGTGGCAAGAAGGCTGAAGAGGCGTTGAACATTCTCGCCTTTTCGAAGCGGGCAATGGCGCGCGATGCGAGCAAGGTGCTCGCCTCCGCAATCGCCAATGCCGAAAACAACCACAACCTCGACGTTGATGCGTTGATCGTGGCGGAAGCTTCGGTCGGCAAGTCGGTGACGATGAAGCGGTTCCACACCCGCGGCCGCGGCAAGTCGACCCGTATCCTCAAGCCGTTCTCACGGCTGCGGATCGTCGTTCGCGAAGCAGAAGAGGCGTAA
- the rplF gene encoding 50S ribosomal protein L6, producing MSRIGKKPVAIPGGVTATIDNGTLTVKGPKGTLTLGLSDLIDYKVEEGEISVKPANDSRQARAFWGMQRTLVSNLVEGVTDGFTKVLVIKGVGYRANAQGRNLKLQLGYSHDVDLPVPEGLEVKTPDQTTIEISGTDKQAVGQFAAEIRRWRKPEPYKGKGIAYKGEFIFRKEGKKR from the coding sequence ATGAGCCGCATCGGTAAAAAGCCGGTGGCGATCCCTGGCGGTGTTACCGCCACGATCGACAACGGCACTCTGACGGTGAAGGGGCCCAAGGGCACCCTGACCCTGGGTCTGTCCGACCTCATCGACTACAAGGTCGAAGAGGGCGAGATTTCGGTCAAGCCGGCCAATGACAGCCGTCAGGCGCGGGCCTTCTGGGGCATGCAGCGCACGCTGGTGTCGAACCTGGTCGAAGGCGTCACTGACGGCTTCACCAAGGTCCTCGTCATCAAGGGTGTCGGCTACCGTGCCAACGCGCAGGGCCGCAATCTGAAGCTGCAGCTTGGCTACAGCCATGATGTCGACCTGCCTGTGCCCGAGGGTCTTGAAGTCAAGACGCCGGATCAGACCACGATCGAGATTTCCGGAACCGACAAGCAGGCCGTTGGCCAGTTTGCTGCCGAAATCCGCCGCTGGCGCAAGCCCGAGCCCTACAAGGGCAAGGGGATTGCTTACAAGGGCGAGTTTATCTTCCGCAAGGAAGGGAAGAAGAGATAA
- the rpsS gene encoding 30S ribosomal protein S19, which produces MARSVWKGPFVELSLLKKAESAQEASNVKPIKTWSRRSTILPQFVGLTFNVYNGHKFIPVSVSEEMVGHKLGEFAPTRTFPGHAADKKGKR; this is translated from the coding sequence ATGGCACGTTCCGTCTGGAAAGGTCCGTTTGTCGAGCTGAGCCTGTTGAAGAAGGCTGAAAGCGCGCAGGAAGCGAGCAACGTCAAGCCGATCAAGACCTGGTCGCGGCGTTCGACGATTCTGCCGCAGTTCGTCGGGCTCACCTTCAATGTCTATAACGGGCACAAGTTCATTCCCGTTTCGGTTTCGGAAGAAATGGTCGGCCACAAGCTTGGTGAATTTGCGCCCACGCGCACCTTCCCCGGTCACGCTGCCGACAAGAAGGGCAAGCGCTGA
- the rplE gene encoding 50S ribosomal protein L5, with translation MADYTARMKAKYDAEIVKAMTEKFGYKNRLEVPKLLKITLNMGVGEASQDKKKVQTAAEEMALIAGQKPVITIAKKSIAQFKLREGMPIGCKVTLRRERMYEFLDRLVTVAMPRIRDFRGLNAKSFDGRGNYAMGLKEQIVFPEISYDKIEKVRGMDIIVTTTAKTDEEARELLRLFGFPFQGEAPGAKATEQKEAA, from the coding sequence ATGGCTGATTATACCGCCCGGATGAAGGCCAAGTACGACGCGGAAATCGTGAAAGCGATGACCGAGAAGTTTGGCTACAAGAACCGTCTCGAAGTCCCCAAGCTTCTGAAGATCACGCTCAACATGGGCGTCGGCGAAGCGAGCCAGGACAAGAAGAAGGTCCAGACCGCCGCTGAAGAAATGGCGCTGATCGCCGGCCAGAAGCCGGTCATCACCATCGCCAAGAAGTCGATCGCGCAGTTCAAGCTGCGTGAAGGCATGCCGATTGGTTGCAAGGTCACCTTGCGCCGTGAACGTATGTACGAATTTCTTGATCGTCTCGTCACCGTGGCCATGCCGCGCATCCGGGATTTCCGCGGGCTGAACGCCAAGTCGTTCGATGGCCGCGGGAACTACGCGATGGGGCTGAAGGAACAGATCGTGTTCCCCGAAATCAGCTACGACAAGATCGAGAAGGTGCGCGGGATGGACATCATCGTCACCACCACCGCCAAGACCGATGAAGAGGCGCGCGAATTGCTGCGTCTGTTCGGCTTCCCCTTCCAGGGCGAAGCACCGGGCGCAAAGGCAACCGAACAGAAGGAGGCGGCGTGA
- the rpsE gene encoding 30S ribosomal protein S5, with product MADENTIETPEVVSSEVAGDAGEAQGRRGRGRGGNREGGGGDRGRGRGGRDDRRGGKQEEDDGIIEKLVHINRVSKTVKGGKRFGFAALVVVGDGQGRVGFGHGKAREVPEAITKATAAARKKMIRVPLKEGRTLHHDGNGRFGAGKVTLRTAPPGTGIIAGGPMRAVFESLGVADVVTKSVGTSNPYNMIRATFDALSDQTSPKSVAQRRGKKVVDLLGRGGASAVEAEADAAAIVE from the coding sequence ATGGCTGACGAGAACACCATCGAAACCCCCGAAGTGGTCAGCAGCGAAGTTGCTGGCGATGCCGGTGAAGCGCAGGGCCGTCGTGGCCGTGGCCGTGGCGGCAACCGTGAAGGCGGTGGCGGCGATCGCGGACGTGGTCGTGGCGGTCGTGATGACCGTCGCGGTGGCAAGCAGGAAGAAGATGACGGCATCATCGAAAAGCTGGTGCACATCAACCGCGTCTCCAAGACCGTAAAGGGCGGCAAGCGCTTCGGCTTTGCGGCGCTGGTCGTGGTCGGCGACGGTCAGGGCCGCGTTGGCTTCGGCCACGGCAAGGCTCGCGAAGTGCCCGAAGCGATCACCAAGGCCACTGCCGCGGCTCGCAAGAAGATGATCCGCGTTCCGCTCAAGGAAGGCCGCACTCTGCACCATGACGGCAATGGCCGCTTTGGCGCGGGCAAGGTCACTCTGCGTACGGCGCCTCCGGGGACTGGCATCATCGCCGGTGGTCCGATGCGCGCTGTGTTCGAGAGCCTTGGCGTCGCTGACGTGGTGACCAAGTCGGTCGGTACGTCGAACCCCTACAACATGATCCGCGCCACCTTTGACGCGCTTTCCGACCAGACTTCGCCGAAGTCGGTTGCTCAGCGTCGTGGCAAGAAGGTCGTCGACCTTCTGGGTCGTGGCGGGGCCAGCGCAGTTGAGGCTGAAGCCGACGCTGCGGCGATTGTGGAGTAA
- the rpsH gene encoding 30S ribosomal protein S8: protein MAMTDPLGDMLTRIRNGQRAKKDSVLTPASNLRASVLEVLQREGYIRGYSEDNSGKHPALRIELKYFEGEPAIKHVARVSKPGRRVYSGSKELPTIRNGLGITIVSTPRGVLSDAEARSHNVGGEVLAEVF from the coding sequence ATGGCTATGACCGATCCTCTGGGTGATATGCTCACCCGCATCCGCAACGGCCAGCGTGCGAAGAAGGACTCCGTGCTCACGCCCGCGAGCAACCTTCGCGCAAGCGTGCTCGAAGTGCTTCAGCGTGAAGGCTACATCCGTGGCTACAGCGAAGACAATTCGGGCAAGCATCCGGCGCTGCGGATCGAACTGAAGTATTTCGAAGGCGAGCCCGCGATCAAGCACGTGGCCCGCGTCTCCAAGCCGGGTCGCCGGGTCTATTCGGGTTCCAAGGAACTGCCGACGATCCGTAACGGCCTTGGCATCACGATCGTCTCGACGCCGCGCGGCGTGCTCTCGGATGCCGAAGCACGCAGCCACAACGTCGGCGGCGAAGTCCTGGCGGAGGTGTTCTGA
- the secY gene encoding preprotein translocase subunit SecY yields the protein MASRADNIASNLNLGNFAKATELKQRIWFTIGALIVFRFLSFVPLPGVNPLILSELYQQTRGGILDLFNAFSGGSLERMSLIALGVMPYITASIVVQMASALHPALSALKKEGASGRQKLNQYTRYGAVLLCVIQGYAIAVGLESFAAQNGLAAVVNPGYMFRVVAVINLVGGTMFLLWLGEQITSRGIGNGISLIIMAGIVAQFPSFATNLFEGGRTGSIAPWIIIAFLVMVVALILLIAFMERAQRRLTIQYPKRATQRGMMQAERSYLPLKINTAGVIPPIFASSLLLLPLTITQFAGSSVDTNSSFYSVLQALNQYLAHGQPLYMTLYAIGIIFFCFFYTAVVFNPEETADNLKKNGGSIPGIRPGKRTSDYLEYVLTRITVLGAAYLTVVCVVPEYMIAQTGIPLFLGGTSLLIVVNVTVDTISQIQSHLLALQYGDLIKKAKLKGRMR from the coding sequence ATGGCATCACGCGCCGACAATATCGCGAGCAACCTGAACCTCGGCAACTTTGCCAAGGCGACCGAGCTCAAGCAGCGCATCTGGTTCACGATCGGGGCGTTGATTGTCTTCCGCTTCCTCAGCTTTGTGCCGCTGCCTGGCGTCAATCCGCTGATCCTGAGCGAGCTGTACCAACAGACCCGCGGCGGCATCCTCGACCTGTTCAACGCCTTTTCGGGCGGCAGCCTTGAGCGCATGAGCCTCATCGCGCTCGGCGTGATGCCCTATATTACCGCCTCGATCGTGGTGCAGATGGCCTCGGCCCTGCATCCAGCGCTGTCTGCGCTGAAGAAAGAAGGCGCGAGCGGGCGTCAGAAGCTCAACCAGTACACCCGCTACGGCGCGGTGCTGCTGTGTGTCATCCAAGGCTATGCGATTGCGGTGGGGCTTGAAAGCTTTGCCGCGCAGAACGGCCTCGCGGCGGTGGTCAACCCCGGTTACATGTTCCGCGTCGTTGCGGTCATCAATCTCGTCGGTGGCACCATGTTCCTGCTGTGGCTGGGTGAGCAGATCACTAGCCGCGGCATCGGTAACGGCATCTCGCTGATCATCATGGCCGGCATCGTGGCGCAGTTCCCGAGCTTTGCCACCAACCTGTTCGAAGGCGGCCGCACCGGCTCGATCGCGCCGTGGATCATCATCGCTTTCCTCGTGATGGTCGTCGCGCTGATCCTGCTGATCGCTTTCATGGAGCGCGCCCAGCGCCGCCTGACGATCCAGTATCCCAAGCGTGCAACCCAGCGCGGCATGATGCAGGCGGAGCGGTCCTACCTGCCGCTGAAGATCAACACGGCCGGTGTGATCCCGCCGATCTTCGCCAGCTCGCTGCTGCTGCTGCCGCTGACGATCACGCAGTTTGCGGGCAGCTCGGTTGACACCAATAGCAGCTTCTATTCGGTGCTTCAGGCGCTCAACCAGTACCTCGCGCATGGTCAGCCGCTCTACATGACGCTCTATGCGATCGGGATCATCTTCTTCTGCTTCTTCTACACCGCGGTGGTGTTCAACCCCGAGGAAACGGCGGATAACCTGAAGAAGAATGGCGGCTCGATCCCCGGCATTCGCCCCGGTAAGCGTACCTCGGATTATCTCGAATATGTGCTGACGCGGATCACCGTGCTCGGCGCGGCATACCTCACGGTTGTCTGCGTGGTGCCCGAATACATGATCGCGCAGACCGGTATTCCGCTGTTCCTCGGCGGGACCAGCCTGCTGATCGTCGTGAACGTGACGGTCGATACGATCAGCCAGATCCAGTCGCACTTGCTGGCCCTGCAATATGGCGATCTCATCAAGAAGGCGAAGCTCAAGGGGCGGATGCGCTGA
- the rpsQ gene encoding 30S ribosomal protein S17 yields the protein MPKRILVGTVTSDKTNKTVTVLVERKVKHPLYGKIIRRSKKYHAHDETNEYTVGDVVRIEETRPMSKTKTWIVKDRVVAGGVQAVEADLDVAAAGN from the coding sequence ATGCCCAAGCGCATCCTCGTCGGGACTGTGACCTCCGACAAGACCAACAAGACCGTGACCGTGCTGGTCGAACGCAAGGTGAAGCACCCGCTTTACGGGAAGATCATCCGTCGTTCGAAGAAGTATCACGCGCACGACGAAACCAATGAATACACCGTGGGTGACGTGGTGCGGATCGAAGAGACCCGCCCGATGTCCAAGACCAAGACCTGGATCGTCAAGGACCGGGTTGTGGCAGGTGGCGTGCAGGCGGTGGAAGCCGACCTCGACGTCGCAGCTGCGGGTAACTGA
- the rplP gene encoding 50S ribosomal protein L16 yields MLQPKKHKFRKQFKGRIKGEAKGGTTLNFGSYGLKALEPERITARQIEAARRAITRHIKRQGRLWIRVFPDVPVTKKPAEVRQGKGKGSVEYWAAKVKPGRILFELDGVAGPLAAEAFERAAMKLPIKTKVVARLGDTSHLGGE; encoded by the coding sequence ATGTTGCAACCGAAAAAGCACAAGTTCCGCAAGCAGTTCAAGGGACGGATCAAGGGCGAAGCCAAGGGTGGCACCACCCTTAACTTTGGCTCCTATGGTCTGAAGGCTCTGGAACCCGAGCGGATTACCGCACGTCAGATCGAAGCGGCTCGCCGCGCGATCACGCGTCACATCAAGCGTCAGGGCCGTCTCTGGATCCGCGTCTTCCCAGATGTGCCCGTGACGAAGAAGCCTGCTGAAGTCCGTCAGGGTAAGGGCAAGGGTTCGGTCGAATATTGGGCAGCCAAGGTGAAGCCGGGCCGCATCCTGTTCGAACTCGATGGCGTTGCCGGCCCGCTCGCGGCCGAAGCGTTCGAGCGTGCAGCCATGAAGCTGCCGATCAAGACCAAGGTTGTTGCCCGTCTCGGCGACACCAGCCACCTGGGAGGCGAATAA
- the rplX gene encoding 50S ribosomal protein L24: MASAKIKKGDSVVVLSGKDKGRTGTVAQVMPKDGKVVVEGVNIAARHRKPSQTNPQGGIDRFPAPMHISKVALADPKTGKATRVRFEMKDGKKVRVAVKSGETIDG; encoded by the coding sequence ATGGCTTCCGCTAAGATTAAGAAGGGTGACAGCGTCGTCGTGCTGTCGGGCAAGGACAAGGGTCGTACCGGTACGGTCGCTCAGGTCATGCCGAAGGACGGCAAGGTTGTTGTCGAGGGCGTGAACATCGCTGCCCGTCACCGCAAGCCCAGCCAGACCAACCCCCAGGGTGGCATCGACCGGTTCCCGGCCCCGATGCACATCTCGAAGGTTGCGCTTGCTGATCCCAAGACCGGCAAGGCCACGCGCGTCCGCTTCGAAATGAAGGACGGCAAAAAGGTCCGCGTCGCCGTGAAGAGTGGGGAGACCATCGATGGCTGA
- the rpmC gene encoding 50S ribosomal protein L29 translates to MADFADLRTKTDDQLTAELTELKREQYNLRFQAATNQLEAPARIRQVRRTIAQIKTLQNERAAKTAAAKA, encoded by the coding sequence ATGGCCGACTTTGCGGACCTTCGCACCAAGACTGATGATCAGCTGACCGCCGAGCTCACCGAGCTGAAGCGCGAGCAGTACAATCTGCGGTTCCAGGCTGCGACCAACCAGCTCGAGGCTCCCGCGCGCATCCGTCAGGTGCGCCGGACCATCGCGCAGATCAAGACGCTGCAAAACGAGCGTGCGGCCAAAACCGCCGCCGCCAAGGCGTAA
- a CDS encoding SRPBCC family protein, with product MKLHLGARTALLGLASLAWGVSASAEVTRATDDSFVSRHEVVVKASPKEVWLALISPATWWTSEHTWSGNSKNLTLVPQAGGCFCETIPEVDEPGRFTLEGSVEHMRVVQAYPESALRMVGNLGPLQSEPVTGVLTVAISKVDKGTRIVWEYNVGGPMRYEVPVISKAVDGVMGVQVAALTKPLGVVAMPSSPAARPAAGPPAAMPAPAAAKPAPAPAAKAVTLPAPKPAAAATPAPATAPKPVSAPAAKPAAPKPEPKPAPKPAPKSPTVADVFGDLADEPPR from the coding sequence ATGAAACTTCACTTGGGCGCGCGCACGGCGCTGCTCGGCCTCGCCTCGCTGGCCTGGGGCGTATCCGCCTCGGCCGAGGTTACGCGCGCGACGGACGATAGCTTCGTCTCGCGCCACGAAGTTGTGGTGAAGGCCAGCCCGAAGGAAGTGTGGCTCGCGCTGATCTCGCCAGCAACGTGGTGGACATCGGAACACACTTGGTCAGGTAATTCGAAGAACCTGACCCTCGTCCCCCAGGCCGGGGGTTGCTTCTGCGAGACCATCCCTGAGGTCGATGAGCCGGGCCGCTTTACCCTTGAAGGCAGTGTTGAGCATATGCGGGTGGTGCAGGCCTATCCGGAATCCGCGCTGCGGATGGTCGGCAACCTCGGCCCGCTTCAGAGCGAGCCGGTGACCGGGGTGCTGACAGTTGCAATCAGCAAGGTCGACAAGGGCACCCGGATCGTATGGGAATACAATGTCGGCGGCCCGATGCGTTATGAAGTGCCGGTGATTTCCAAGGCGGTCGATGGGGTCATGGGTGTTCAGGTCGCCGCTTTGACGAAGCCGTTGGGGGTCGTGGCAATGCCATCATCGCCTGCTGCAAGACCCGCCGCAGGCCCGCCCGCTGCTATGCCAGCGCCTGCTGCCGCCAAGCCAGCCCCAGCACCTGCGGCGAAGGCTGTCACATTGCCCGCGCCCAAGCCCGCTGCCGCCGCGACGCCCGCACCGGCTACGGCTCCGAAGCCGGTTTCGGCCCCCGCTGCCAAGCCGGCCGCGCCGAAGCCGGAGCCAAAGCCAGCGCCGAAGCCCGCACCCAAGTCCCCGACGGTGGCGGATGTGTTCGGCGATCTGGCGGACGAACCGCCGCGTTAG